The genomic DNA CCTGAAGGGGCGCTCTTTGTGGCCGACGAGCAGACGGCAGGCAGGGGGCGGTTCGGGAGGGCGTGGGTCTCGCCGCCGGGGAGCCAGATCATGATTTCCCTGGTGCTGCGCCCCAAGAGCGAATGGCTCCACCAGCTTAATATGGCAGTGCCGATGGCCGTGGCTCGCGCCGTGGAGCGCACCACGGGGCTGAAGCCGATGATCAAATGGCCGAACGATGTGCAGTTGGGGGGGAAGAAGATGGCGGGGCTGTTGGTGGATGTGACGGGGCGCGATGGGCAGACGGAGTTCGCCATCATCGGGATCGGGCTGAATGTGAATTTCGACCCCGCGAAGCATCCGGAGATAGCCGCCATGGCGACGAGTATTTCCGAGGAGCTTGGCCGGCCTGCGGCGCGCCTGCCGATCTTGCGCGCTCTTCTGGAGGAGTTCGAATCGCTCTACGAGCGAGTGAAGCGCGGCGAGAGGCTGACGCAGGAGTATCGCGCGAAGCTGGCGACGCTGGGGCAACGGGTGCGTGTCACGTGGGCCACGGGGACGGCGCAGGAGGCGAAGCTGGAAGAGGGGACGGCGGTGGATGTGGACGATGCCGGGGCGCTCACGATCCGCAGGGAGGACGGGACGAAGACGCAGGTGGTGGCGGGCGAGGTTAGCCTGCGGTAAGGGCGGGGACGACCTGTTCCCATTCACCGATTCAGGGCGGAGGCGGTTTCGCCTGCAATCATGCCGTAGACGCCGAAGGCGGCCAGCGCGCCGCCGGCGACGGCGATATCACATCCCATGACTTCGGGGCCGGGAGCAGCGCTGGACATCACAGGAGGCCTCTCTGAGTGCTTGTGAAGCGAGACTATTGTAGAGATTCTTCAGCGGGCAGGCATCCCGCAGGCACATGGCGCAGGTTGACACCACGGAAGGGCCGCCCGGATACTGGAGGCGCACCCCCGGAGAGCAGACGATGGCGACGCTCCAAGAGTTGATGAGGCAGATGCTGGCCGGCGAGCCGCTTGCGCTTGCGCGGCTCATCACGCGCATCGAGAAGGAGGGGGCGGAGGCGGTGGAGGTCCTGCGGGAGGCCTCTCAGCATGCCGGGCGGGGCTACCGAATCGGCTTTACGGGGCCGCCGGGAAGCGGCAAGAGCACCATCGTGGACCAGCTGACGGCCACGATACGGGGAGAGGGCCAGGGAAGGCCGACGGTGGGCATCATCGCGGTGGATCCGAGCAGTCCCTTTACCGGGGGCGCGCTGTTGGGCGACCGCATACGAATGGAGCAGCACTATAAGGACCCGGGCGTCTACATCCGGAGCATGGGGAGCCGAGGGAGCCACGGCGGCCTGCCGCACGTGACCCAGCGAGTGGCGACGCTCCTTGAGGCATCGGGCAAGGACTATATCCTCATTGAGACAGTGGGCGTGGGCCAGACGGAGCTGGATGTGATGGAGGTGGCCGATACCGTGGTTGTGGTGCTGGTGCCAGAGGCGGGCGACACAATCCAGACGATGAAGGCGGGCTTGATGGAGATCGCGGACGTCTTTGTAGTGAACAAGGCGGACCGCGATGGGGCAGACAGGCTGGCGCGGGAGGTGGAGCAGAGCCTGCATCTGAGCGCGCGAGTCTCCGAATGGACGCCTCCGGTGCTGTTGACCAAAGCGGCCAGGGGCGAGGGAATACAGGAGCTGCGGGAAGCCATCGGCAAGCATAGGGAGTATGCGGAGCGATCAGGGGAGTTGGCGCGCCGCCGCCAGCGCCGGAGGACGACGCAGTTCCTGACGACGGTGGAGGAGAAGGTGAGCGCGGCGCTGCGGGAGCTCATCGAGGGGAACGGGGACCTGAAGGGCGTGCTGGAGCGGGTGCAATCGGGAGAGGTTGACCCGTACTCCGCGGCGATAGATGTGGTGAGCAACCGGGATATTTTGCATAAATGGGCCTCCGCCCTTGAGAAGAGGCAGTTGAGGTAGGCCGGATAGCGTGGAAGAAGCGTCCTCCTCTCTTCTGCCATAGCCCACAGACGGGCGTAAGGAGAGAAGGGAGGCTGGCGAAGCATTGTGAAAAGCGAAGTGCCGTATGGCCTCATCGAGCAAAAGCAGACCCATCCTAGCCTTTGATCTTGGCGGCAGCCAGCTGAGAGTCGGCCTGGTGACGGCGAAGGGGAAGGTTATCGGCCGCACCATCGAGCCGACGCGGGCGGAGGAGGGGCCGAAGCGCGTCATCGCGCGGATCGAGGGGATGGGGAAGGCGCTGGTGGTGGAGCATGGGACGGGGAAGCCCATCGCAGTCGCCGCTGCCGTCGCTTCGCCGCTGGATGATCGCGGCACGCTGCACCACCCGCCGAACCTGGCCGGGTGGAAGACGGTGCCGTTCAAGGCGATGCTTGCCCGGCACTTCAAGCTGCCCGTGGCCATGGGAAACGATGCCACGGTGGCTGCCCTGGGCGAGCACGTCTTTGGCGATGGGCGCGGCGTGGATGACTTGGTCTATCTGACAGTCAGCACGGGGATCGGCGGTGGAGTTATCACCGGCGGGCGATTGCTCACCGGCGCATGGGGGATGGCGGGAGAGCTTGGGCATATCTTCCTGGCGCCGGAAGGGCCGCTGGGGAAGTGCGGCCATCGCGGGTGCCTGGAAAGCCTGGCGTGCGGCGAGATGATCGCAGAGCGGGCGAAGGAGGCGGTGGAGGCCGGGCGGAAGACGAGCCTGGCGAAGCTGACGCCCAAGGCCATCAAGACGAAGGACGTCTTTGAGGCCGCCCGCGAGGGAGACATAGTGACGAAGGAGATCGTGCAGGCGGCGGCGACGTATCTCGGCAGGGGCATCGCCAGCCTGGTGCATGTCTTCAATCCACGGAAGGTCATCCTAGGCGGCGGCGTGACGAAGAGTTGGGACCTTATCCAGACGACAGTCGAAAAGACGGCGCGCGGTCTCCTTTTGCCGGGCTTTAACAAGCGGCTGGAAATCGTACGGACGCGATTCGGTGAGGACATCGGCCTGCTGGGCGCGACGGCTCTGGCGATACGGGAGCTACAGCTCAAATAAAAGGGGCGGCCCAAGCAGCCGCCCCTTCTTGCTTACCTCGATTTGCGTCCGACGCTATTTCCTTGCCGTTTGCGGCATCGCCGCGCCGGCCGCCTGCGGAGCGTGCTCGCCCTCCACGTTGACCTTGGGAAGCCACTCAAGCCACGCGGGGAAGTACCAGTTCCATTTGCCCAGGAGCTTCATGCTTGCGGGGACAAGGAT from Chloroflexota bacterium includes the following:
- a CDS encoding biotin--[acetyl-CoA-carboxylase] ligase; the encoded protein is MSEPREELSAEEIRQGLKSSFIGAQVHAYAKTSSTMDRAVEAARAGAPEGALFVADEQTAGRGRFGRAWVSPPGSQIMISLVLRPKSEWLHQLNMAVPMAVARAVERTTGLKPMIKWPNDVQLGGKKMAGLLVDVTGRDGQTEFAIIGIGLNVNFDPAKHPEIAAMATSISEELGRPAARLPILRALLEEFESLYERVKRGERLTQEYRAKLATLGQRVRVTWATGTAQEAKLEEGTAVDVDDAGALTIRREDGTKTQVVAGEVSLR
- the meaB gene encoding methylmalonyl Co-A mutase-associated GTPase MeaB, which translates into the protein MATLQELMRQMLAGEPLALARLITRIEKEGAEAVEVLREASQHAGRGYRIGFTGPPGSGKSTIVDQLTATIRGEGQGRPTVGIIAVDPSSPFTGGALLGDRIRMEQHYKDPGVYIRSMGSRGSHGGLPHVTQRVATLLEASGKDYILIETVGVGQTELDVMEVADTVVVVLVPEAGDTIQTMKAGLMEIADVFVVNKADRDGADRLAREVEQSLHLSARVSEWTPPVLLTKAARGEGIQELREAIGKHREYAERSGELARRRQRRRTTQFLTTVEEKVSAALRELIEGNGDLKGVLERVQSGEVDPYSAAIDVVSNRDILHKWASALEKRQLR
- a CDS encoding ROK family protein — encoded protein: MASSSKSRPILAFDLGGSQLRVGLVTAKGKVIGRTIEPTRAEEGPKRVIARIEGMGKALVVEHGTGKPIAVAAAVASPLDDRGTLHHPPNLAGWKTVPFKAMLARHFKLPVAMGNDATVAALGEHVFGDGRGVDDLVYLTVSTGIGGGVITGGRLLTGAWGMAGELGHIFLAPEGPLGKCGHRGCLESLACGEMIAERAKEAVEAGRKTSLAKLTPKAIKTKDVFEAAREGDIVTKEIVQAAATYLGRGIASLVHVFNPRKVILGGGVTKSWDLIQTTVEKTARGLLLPGFNKRLEIVRTRFGEDIGLLGATALAIRELQLK